The uncultured Fibrobacter sp. genome includes a window with the following:
- a CDS encoding sensor histidine kinase KdpD produces the protein MRQVKAKVAAALTYLKKHQAIIMERLVFISIFLVIAIPLTILFIKTYEQSTALEEKKVEERIDSAYESLRLRLSSDFNLENSRSYKDYGILNSITVIGGNSRLFSEFFSFPDSSGPYCDFDSLYRQCRKGLLGHFQISHSGELLTPFYPDTSTGIGKSMWDNFSFDDQEQRKKTRDLIQYLLIKLDIRNGLPKRTVQTVDSTEAIDQLYDEIPDLQIPTRVELTSEEEALTYMAETAKNDTTVAPDIPIFTGNNTNVNISDLKIRMTTDYIVFFRTIYIGMLPIVQGFVVDKNIYLNYMTQEEQIAYAKLPYAIELVYEDNVLLTIGKKNAEYELRTKRPLPPPYDKIIFKMYSAEVSGSADLTILFSGLILLIVIAVCLITIYRFTQSKVALAAKRQDFVSAITHELKTPLTAIKMYAELLQNSWVASEEKKQRYYGQIASEADRLSRLIQNVLNLSKLDGNRWNVQLRKERPKAVLDDFVATYSRNIEKQGFELTVSTDTDADNVALLIDRDAVMQILMNLVDNSLKFSKNASYKMISIELRVNNGDMYLAVRDYGPGIPASEMKKVFQEFYRVENEMTRSTSGTGIGLSMVKKLCTLTNMKIEIENAGPGLRTKIHFPPLDIY, from the coding sequence ATGCGACAAGTAAAAGCTAAAGTAGCTGCGGCTCTAACGTATCTTAAGAAACACCAGGCAATCATCATGGAACGCCTGGTGTTTATTTCCATTTTCCTGGTCATCGCAATTCCTCTGACCATCTTGTTCATCAAGACTTACGAGCAGTCCACGGCGCTCGAAGAAAAGAAAGTCGAGGAACGCATTGACTCTGCATACGAGAGCCTCCGCCTTAGACTGTCTTCGGACTTCAACCTGGAAAACAGCCGCTCCTACAAGGACTACGGCATTCTGAACTCGATTACCGTGATTGGCGGCAACAGCCGACTCTTCTCGGAATTCTTCTCGTTCCCGGATTCCAGCGGTCCGTACTGCGACTTCGACTCCTTGTACCGCCAGTGCCGCAAGGGCTTGCTCGGGCATTTCCAGATTTCGCATAGCGGCGAACTCTTGACGCCCTTCTACCCCGACACCAGCACCGGTATCGGAAAGTCCATGTGGGACAACTTCTCGTTCGACGACCAGGAGCAGCGCAAAAAGACCCGCGACCTGATCCAGTACTTGCTCATCAAGCTCGACATTCGAAACGGGCTCCCCAAGCGCACCGTGCAGACGGTTGACTCCACCGAAGCGATCGACCAACTTTACGACGAGATTCCGGACTTGCAGATTCCCACCCGCGTGGAACTCACCTCCGAAGAAGAAGCTCTGACTTACATGGCCGAAACCGCCAAGAACGACACGACTGTCGCACCCGACATTCCGATTTTCACCGGTAACAACACGAACGTCAACATCAGCGATTTGAAGATTCGCATGACGACAGACTACATCGTGTTCTTCCGTACGATTTATATCGGCATGCTCCCGATTGTGCAGGGCTTTGTCGTCGACAAGAATATCTACCTGAACTACATGACTCAGGAAGAACAGATTGCGTACGCCAAGTTGCCTTACGCGATCGAGCTTGTTTACGAAGACAACGTGCTCTTGACCATTGGCAAGAAGAACGCCGAATACGAGCTGAGAACCAAGCGCCCGCTGCCGCCGCCCTACGACAAGATCATCTTCAAGATGTATTCTGCCGAAGTCAGCGGATCGGCCGACCTGACCATTCTCTTTAGCGGACTCATTCTCTTGATCGTGATTGCGGTGTGTCTGATTACCATTTACCGTTTTACGCAAAGCAAGGTGGCTCTTGCCGCCAAGCGTCAGGATTTTGTATCTGCCATTACGCACGAACTCAAGACTCCGCTGACCGCTATCAAGATGTATGCCGAACTGTTGCAGAATTCCTGGGTGGCAAGCGAAGAAAAGAAGCAGCGTTACTACGGCCAGATTGCAAGCGAAGCGGACAGACTTTCGCGTTTGATTCAGAACGTGCTTAATTTGTCTAAACTCGATGGCAACCGCTGGAACGTGCAGCTCCGCAAGGAACGCCCGAAGGCCGTGCTCGACGACTTTGTGGCAACGTACAGCAGGAACATCGAAAAGCAGGGATTCGAGCTCACCGTATCGACCGACACCGATGCCGACAACGTGGCTCTGCTGATCGACCGCGACGCCGTGATGCAGATTCTGATGAACCTGGTCGACAACTCGCTCAAGTTCTCGAAGAACGCAAGCTACAAGATGATCAGCATCGAGCTGCGCGTGAACAACGGCGACATGTACCTTGCCGTGCGTGACTACGGTCCGGGCATTCCGGCTTCTGAAATGAAGAAGGTGTTCCAGGAATTCTACCGTGTCGAAAACGAAATGACTCGTTCTACAAGCGGAACGGGTATCGGTCTTTCGATGGTGAAGAAGCTTTGCACGCTCACCAACAT
- a CDS encoding response regulator transcription factor has protein sequence MTTENTSTTKILIIEDEIAIAEGLIDLCKLNGYNVKHCADGESGLAEALTKQYNLVLLDLMLPGMDGFTVCDKIREQDKSLPIIILSAKNADDDIINGLKYGADDYIPKPFSVPMLLARIDAVLRRSRQTMENEGKLVAGSLRVNFREYTGTRGTEELAFTRKEIEILEYLWRNRDHAVPRSELLRKVWGYENADSVDTRTVDIHITKLRKKIEDDPSHPKLLVTFRGEGYQMRSAPECDK, from the coding sequence ATGACGACTGAAAACACAAGCACGACCAAGATTCTTATCATCGAAGACGAAATCGCCATTGCCGAAGGCCTGATCGACCTTTGCAAGCTGAATGGCTACAACGTTAAGCACTGCGCCGACGGCGAAAGCGGCCTTGCCGAAGCCCTCACCAAGCAGTACAACCTGGTTCTTCTGGACTTGATGCTCCCTGGCATGGACGGCTTTACCGTTTGTGACAAGATCCGCGAACAGGACAAGAGCCTCCCGATTATCATTCTTTCTGCAAAGAACGCCGACGACGATATCATCAACGGCCTCAAGTACGGTGCAGACGACTACATTCCGAAGCCGTTCTCCGTTCCGATGCTCCTGGCCCGTATTGACGCCGTGCTCCGTCGCAGCCGTCAGACCATGGAAAACGAAGGCAAGCTCGTCGCTGGCAGCCTGCGCGTGAACTTCCGCGAATACACCGGCACCCGCGGTACCGAAGAGCTCGCCTTCACCCGTAAGGAAATCGAAATCCTCGAATACCTGTGGCGCAACCGTGACCACGCCGTTCCGCGTTCCGAACTGCTCCGCAAGGTCTGGGGTTACGAAAACGCTGATTCTGTGGACACCCGTACCGTGGACATCCACATTACCAAGCTCCGCAAGAAAATCGAAGACGATCCTTCGCATCCGAAACTCTTGGTCACCTTCCGTGGAGAAGGCTACCAGATGCGTTCTGCACCTGAATGCGACAAGTAA